GAAAACCTGCTCAACCGCCTTGGCTTTGATGCCACCGTGGAGGAAACGCCGATGGACAACGGCAGCCTGCTCAACGTGAACACCGAGGACGACCCCGGCCGCCTCATCGGCCGCCAAGGCCGCACGTTGAGCGATCTGCAATACCTCACCAACCGCCTGCTCATTGTGCAGGACAAGGAAGCCCCGAAAGTCACCGTGGACGTCGGCAACTACCGCACCGAAAACCGCGAACAACTCGTAAAGCAAGCCAACGATGCCGCCGACAAAGCCCGTCGTTGGGGCGAGGTGGTGGAGATGGA
The window above is part of the Limisphaerales bacterium genome. Proteins encoded here:
- a CDS encoding KH domain-containing protein gives rise to the protein MSTVPKSILENLLNRLGFDATVEETPMDNGSLLNVNTEDDPGRLIGRQGRTLSDLQYLTNRLLIVQDKEAPKVTVDVGNYRTENREQLVKQANDAADKARRWGEVVEMDPMTAFDRRTVHQTLAEADDITTESIEVDGTANKVILVRPKK